A segment of the Promicromonospora sukumoe genome:
TCGAGTACACGGCGCCGCTGACCCGTCAGGAGGCGGTCGACCTGGTGCTGATGACGCCGAGCGCGCGCCACGTCACCGAGGCGGACCTTGACGACGAGGACACCCTGCCGGCGGAGGTCACGGTCGCGGTGCTGGCCACGGCGTATCGACGGCGGTGAGTGCGCTCGTGCCCGGGCAGGGGCGCGCGGGTCGGAGGTAGCTCAGCCCGCCGCCTTGGCCTTGGCCTCCGCCTTCTGGGCCTTCTTGAACGCGCGGACCTCCTGCAGCGTCTCCGCGCTGGTCACGTCCGCGATGGAGCGGCGGGAGCCGTCCTCGCCGAACTCGCCCGCCGCCTCGCGCCAGCCCTCGGGCTGGACGCCGCGCTGCTTGCCGAGCAGAGCGAGGAAGATCTTGGCCTTGCGCTCCCCGTAGCCCGGCAGGGCATTGAGCCGCTTGAGCACCTCGCGGCCGGTCGGGTCGCCGCCGTCGGCCCCGGGCGCGGTCCAGATGCGGGCGGCGTCGCCGTCGTACTCGTCGACGACGGTGTGGGCGAGCTCCAGCACGCGGCCCGCCATCGACCGGCCGTAGCGGTGGATCGCCGGGGGAGTGGTCGCCATCGTCACGAACTCGTCCGGGTCGGCATCGGCGATGGCGCGGACGTCGAACGAGCCCATGCGGTCGCGGATCTTGCCGGGGCCGGCGAAGGCATGCTCCATCGGAAATTGTTGATCCAACAACATGCCGACAAGGAGGGCGAACGGGTCGTCGCTCAGCAGCCGGTCGGTGTCGGGGTCGCCGGTGATCCAGAGCTCGGTAGCCATGCCTCCATAGTGCCCGATCCGTCCTCCGTCGTCCCGGGCGCCCGCTGCTCTCAGCAGAACACCCGGCCCCGTCGGCCGGGCCGCCCGACGCTCGAAGCCATGGCCGAAACCGCCCCGCCTCCGCAGCCCGTGCACGACGACGTGCCTCCGGCCGCCGACGCCCCGCCGTCGTCGGCCCGGGCCAGCCTGCCGGACAAGACGACCTGGACCAGACGGGAGCCTTTGTGGCGCCACCTCGTCGGCGAACGCCTCAGGCAGCTCCGGCACCTGCGCGGCGAGACCCTCGACCAGACCGCGCGCCGGGCTGGGATCTCGCCGCAGTACCTCTCCGAGATCGAGCGTGGCGTGAAGGAGCCCTCCAGCGAGATGATCGCGGCGATCACCGGCGCGCTGGACATCACGCTGGTCGACCTGGTCAGCGCCGTCGCCGATCGCCTGGTCACCGTGCGGGCCACCCTGGGCGGACCGACCTGCCGGGCGGCCTTCGCGCTGGCGGCGTAGGTCGTCCGACAGGCCGGCCTGCCGTCAGCGCTGCTCGATCACGTGGTCCAGCAACCCGTACTCCCGCGCGGACGTGGCCGTGAAGATGCGGTCCCGGTCGGTGTCGGTACGCAGCGTGCCGACGCTCTGCCCGGTGTGCCGGGACAGCGCCGCCTCCATGTCCGCGCGGATCCGCACCACCTCGTCGGCCTGCAGGATCAGGTCCGGGATGGCCCCGCGACCCTGCGCCGCGGGCTGGTGCAGGATGACGCGCGCGTGCGGCAGCGCGGCCCGCTTGCCCTCGGCCCCTGCCGCGAGCAGCACGGCGCCGACGGCGACGGCCTGCCCCACGACCGTCGTCGACACCTGGGGCCGGATGTACCGCATGGTGTCGTAGATGGCCATGCCCGCGCTCGGGTCGCCGCCCTCGCAGTTGATGTAGAGCTGGATGTCGCTGTCCGGGCTGCTCGACTCCAGGTGGATGAGCTGGGCGATCAGCGCGTTGGCGACCCCGGCGTCGATCGCCGTGCCGAGGTAGATGATCCGCTCGCTCAGCAGCTGCGAGTAGACGTCCATGATGCGCTCGCCGCGCGGGTGCGCCGCGATGACGTTCGGGATGGTGTAGCTGCTCATCGGGATTCCCCCTCGGTTGCAGTACCGGCCGTCGCGGCGAACCCGGTCCGCGCTCGTTCCCGCGGCCGGATGCCGTCGAAGCCGCCCACGATCGTGTCGATGAACCCGAACTCGCGCGCCTCCTCGGCCGTGTACCAGTGGTCGTGCAGCGAGTCGTCGAAGATCCGTTCGACCGGCTGCCCGGTGTCCTCCGAGATCAGCCGCAGAACCGTGTCGCGGGTGTGGCGCAGGTCGTCGGCCTGCAGCTCGATGTCGACGGCGGTGCCCGCGATCCCCGCGGACCCCTGGTGCATCAGGACCCGCGCGTTCGGCAGCGCGCGCCGCTTGCCGGGAGCACCCGCCGAGAGCAGGAACTGCCCCGCGCTGTAGGCGATGCCCAGCACGAGCGTGGAGACGTCGTTCGGGATGGTGCGCATGATGTCGCGGATGGCGAGCATCGCCGGCACGGAACCGCCTGGGGAGTGGATCCACAGGTCGATGTCCGACGACGGGTCCTCCGTCGCCAGCGTGATGAGCTGCGTCATCAGGAGCGTGCCGTTGTCGTCGTCGAGGGGTCCGTCCAGGACCAGGACACGCCGCTCGAACAGGTCGCGCCGGGAGCGCTCGCCGAACTGCGGGGGCTGCGGTGATTCGGTCATGACCTCACCGTGCCTCCCCGGGCCGGCCCCGGGGAGGCTGATCTGCCGTGAGCAGCACTGCTCTGAGCAGCGAGAACGCTGAGCAGCAGGAACTACTCGGCGCGCAGGGCGATCCCGAACCGGACCGGGCTGTCGGCGGGGACGTCGCGGGCCACGTAGCGCAGCCACCAGGTGTCGTCCGCCGGGTCGGGCTCGACGGCGACCAGCTCGGCGTCGGTGTCCAGCGTGACCTCCAGGCCGGGCAGCGCCCAGCGCTCGGTCGTGAGGTCGGCGAACGGGAGGTCGACGACGACGTCGCGCGCCGTCCGCCCGCCGTCCAGGCCGGCCTCCGGGACCCGGACGTGGAACGCGAACGCCAGGTCCCCGCCGTCGTGCCGGGAGCAGGTCAGGGTCAGGGACGGGCCCTCGGCCCGCGCGTCGACGGTCAGGTCGCTGACCAGGCGGATCCAGCCGACGTCGGCACCGTCGCCTCCGAGGCCGCCCGCACCACTGCCAGAGGCCCCGGAAACCCCGTCCACCAGCCAGTGCACCGTCGCCGGGTGGAACTGGTCGGCCAGGTTCCCGCGCTCGCCCGCGACGTCCTCCGCGCCGACCAGCAGGCGCTCGCCGACCCACGACGAGGCGACCCGGCGCGGTTCGCGCACGATCACCTGGTCCACCTGCCGCTCGCCGCGGAACCCGCGCAGGTGCGCCAGGGCGTCGTCGGGCACCTCGGCACCCAGGACCGCGACCACGGGGCCGAGCGCCAGGTCCCAGGCGTGCCGGAACGGCCGATCGGTCTCGGGGAACGGCGCCAGGTCACGCCCGACGGCCGCCCAGACCCACAGCCCGATCCCCGACGCGTAGTGCCGCAGGTCCATGCCGTAGCTGCGGTCGTACGGGCCCGCGAGGTTGCGCAGCCCCGCGTGGTACCGCCGCGCGGTGTCCCGCCAGAGGACCGATTCCATCTCGGCGCCGCCGTCGCGCAGCAGGGGCCGGCGCGCGTACCGGCGCCACAGCGCCAGCGCGTACAGGTCGATGCCGTAGTAGGTCGGCGAGTTGTACTCGTCGAACGTCCCGTCCACCCGGAACCGGGCCAGCACCTGCTCGGCGAGCCGCAGCGCCGGGGCCTCCCAGGACGGCTCGCCCAGCCGGACGGCGGCGTCCTCCAGCAGGAACGCCGCCATCAGCGCGATGTTCGTGTAGTGCGCGCCGACGCCGCGCGCGAGCGACCCCTCGACGGCCAGCCGCAGCGCGGCCTCCACGCGCGGGCCCAGGTCACCCGCCAGGGCCTCGGGGAACTCGTTCGCGACGACCACCAGGGTCGTGCCGATGAACTCGCGCCAGTTCGGGTCGTAGTCGCGCCACTCGACCGACTCCGCCGTCGGGCGCGGCTCGTGCGGGCTGCGCAGCCACGTGCCGTGGAACCGCTCGCCCGGGGCGTCGAGCTGGTGGTCCAGCACGCGGGTCAAGGCTCGCCGGGCGCGCTCCAGATCGGCCTCCGCGTCGTCCCGCGCGGGCAGGTTCCGCGCGAGCAGGCCGACGGCGTACCAGCCGGTCTCGCGGACCAGGTGCCCCGTCGGGGCGTTGCCGCCGCCGGGCTCCTCGGGCGCTCGCAGCAGGCCCACCTCGGGGTCCCACTGCTGGTCCATCCAGTCCAGGGAGCGTGTCGTCAGGTCACGGGCGTGGGGAGTGAGCCGTTCGGGTCGCATCGCCGCCAGTATGGCGTGGCGGCCCACCCGAGGCCGAGCGTCTCGCCGGGCGGGCCGACGTCGGCCCTGGCTACTGTGGCGGCATGCACCTGCACACCGCTGACGGCGTCCGGCTCGACCTCACCGAGCAGGGCCCCGCCGACGGCAGACCGGTCGTGCTGCTCGCGGGGTTCAAGGCGGCGGCCACGTCCTGGCGCTTCCAGGTCCCCGCGCTCGCGGGAGCCGGCTACCGCGTGCTCGCCGTCGACCTGCCGGGACACGGCGCCACCGAGCCGATGGCGCCCGGCGCCACGATGCGGCGGCGGGCCCGCGACGTCGGCTCTGTGCTGGAGCAGCTCGACCTGCGCGACGCGACCCTGGTGGGCGGGTCGATGGGCGGCAACACGGTGTGGGCGTACGTGGACGAGCACGGCACGGACCGCCTGCGCAGCGTCGTGATCGTGGACCAGACGCCGAAGATGCTCAACACCGCCGACTGGCCGTACGGGTACTACGGCTACGACGAGTCCAACCACGACACCTACTTCGCCGAGGGTCCGCCGCCCACCGGGCACGGTCGCTCGGTGTGGCTCCGCGGGATGCGCACCGTCCGCCTGCTGCGGGCGATGAGCGGCGGTTCGCGCACCATCACCGACCCCGAGCTGGAGATCCTGGCGGACCACGCCCAGGCCGACTGGCGGCCGGTGATCGCCCGGTGCGACGTGCCCGCCCTGTTCGTGGCGGGCGCCGAGAGCGAGCTCTGGCCCTCCGGCCACGCGGCCGCGGCGGCCCGGCTCGCGCCCCGCGGCACGGCGGCGGTCATCGCGAAGGACGGACATGCCGCCAACATCGAGCAGCCCGCGGCCTTCAACAGGGGGTTGCTGGAGTTCCTGGCGGGGTAGGCGCCGGCCACCGGAACAGCCCGGTCAGGGGATCAGCCGGTCCGCGATCTCCAGGGTGTCCTCCATGAAGTGCCCGTCGTCGCGCACCACGAGCGTGCCGCCGAGCCGGTCGAACATCGCGCGGCCCTGCTCCGCGTCGCAGCCGAACTCGTCCGTCACCGAGTTGACGAACACCAGGTCCCGGGCGTGCGCGCGGATCGCGTCCCAGTCGTAGGAGTCCTGCAGCACCGGCTCCGGGCCGGGGTTCGGGTTGGTCGAGTAGCCGCCCACCAGCACGGCCTGCGCCACGGTGACGTCGAGGTGCTCCAGGAGCGCGAGCAGCAGGGCCGCCCCGCCGGAGTGCCCCACGAGCACGGTGTCCTCGTCGAACGTGTGCGCGGCGAGCACCGTGGGCAGGAACGTCGCGACCGGCTCGACGTTGGTGCCGGGGTGGTGCGGCGTCTCGACGTCGTACCCGCGCTCCCGAAGCCGGCCCGCTAGCCACGGGTACCAGATCCACGCCGGCTCGGCGTTGGTCCCGTGGAAGATGATCGCCCTGCGCCCCATCAGTGCTCCTTCGTCGCGGGAACGTCCGTCGCGCGAACGTTACGTTGCCGGAACGGACGGGGGTGTCCGTTCGGGCGACGTCGTCCGGTCGATCGCGAGGTTGACCTGGTCCAGCACCGGCTCGAAGCCGATCGCCGCGTACACCCGGTTCGACACCGGGTTGTCCTGGTCCGTGTAGAGGCAGACGCGGTGCCCGGCGTCGAGCACGCGCTGCGCGACGTCGGCCACCAGCGCCCGGGCGTAGCCGCGCCCGCGGTGCTGCGGCGGCGTGTAGACGGGCCCGATCCGCACCACCCCGAACGACGGCGGGCGCGCGCCGGTCAGCTGCACCACCTCGCCGCCGTCCTCCCAGAGCCACACGCCGCCCTCCTCGATCCAGCGCTGCGCGCCCGCGATCCGCAGCGGCTCCACGCCCTCCTCGGGCGTGCGGCCGGACTGGGCGTCGGCCTCCGTGTGGAACACGTCGAACCAAGCGCTCACGACCCGGAGGTCGGCGAGCGTGGCCTGCCGGGCCCTGCCCGACGGCGGCGGGTCGGGCCGCACGATCCGCGTCGCCTCCCAGAGGCACTCGGGGCGGTCCTCGCGGACGGTCCCGCCGGTCGCGCGCAGCACCTCGTCGGTGAACGCCCGGACGGCGCCAAGGGGACCGTTCGCCGAGGTCAGCGGGGTGTCGCCCGACCGTGCGGTGCGGTCCAGGGCGGCGCGGGCGAGCAGCCGCGCGGCGTCCTCGGGCAGGTCGGGCACCCACACGGTGTGCGGCGGGTGCGGCATCGTCCGCATCGCG
Coding sequences within it:
- a CDS encoding HhH-GPD-type base excision DNA repair protein, yielding MATELWITGDPDTDRLLSDDPFALLVGMLLDQQFPMEHAFAGPGKIRDRMGSFDVRAIADADPDEFVTMATTPPAIHRYGRSMAGRVLELAHTVVDEYDGDAARIWTAPGADGGDPTGREVLKRLNALPGYGERKAKIFLALLGKQRGVQPEGWREAAGEFGEDGSRRSIADVTSAETLQEVRAFKKAQKAEAKAKAAG
- a CDS encoding helix-turn-helix domain-containing protein is translated as MAETAPPPQPVHDDVPPAADAPPSSARASLPDKTTWTRREPLWRHLVGERLRQLRHLRGETLDQTARRAGISPQYLSEIERGVKEPSSEMIAAITGALDITLVDLVSAVADRLVTVRATLGGPTCRAAFALAA
- a CDS encoding GNAT family N-acetyltransferase codes for the protein MTSDYSVELFDDPAAVLDVAGDLLAAEPVVWSVVASVTHHTAKSFSPGGPRPEHPLWWAVVRDPVGVVVAVAMRTMPHPPHTVWVPDLPEDAARLLARAALDRTARSGDTPLTSANGPLGAVRAFTDEVLRATGGTVREDRPECLWEATRIVRPDPPPSGRARQATLADLRVVSAWFDVFHTEADAQSGRTPEEGVEPLRIAGAQRWIEEGGVWLWEDGGEVVQLTGARPPSFGVVRIGPVYTPPQHRGRGYARALVADVAQRVLDAGHRVCLYTDQDNPVSNRVYAAIGFEPVLDQVNLAIDRTTSPERTPPSVPAT
- a CDS encoding ClpP family protease, which produces MTESPQPPQFGERSRRDLFERRVLVLDGPLDDDNGTLLMTQLITLATEDPSSDIDLWIHSPGGSVPAMLAIRDIMRTIPNDVSTLVLGIAYSAGQFLLSAGAPGKRRALPNARVLMHQGSAGIAGTAVDIELQADDLRHTRDTVLRLISEDTGQPVERIFDDSLHDHWYTAEEAREFGFIDTIVGGFDGIRPRERARTGFAATAGTATEGESR
- a CDS encoding alpha/beta fold hydrolase, with protein sequence MHLHTADGVRLDLTEQGPADGRPVVLLAGFKAAATSWRFQVPALAGAGYRVLAVDLPGHGATEPMAPGATMRRRARDVGSVLEQLDLRDATLVGGSMGGNTVWAYVDEHGTDRLRSVVIVDQTPKMLNTADWPYGYYGYDESNHDTYFAEGPPPTGHGRSVWLRGMRTVRLLRAMSGGSRTITDPELEILADHAQADWRPVIARCDVPALFVAGAESELWPSGHAAAAARLAPRGTAAVIAKDGHAANIEQPAAFNRGLLEFLAG
- a CDS encoding alpha/beta hydrolase, with the protein product MGRRAIIFHGTNAEPAWIWYPWLAGRLRERGYDVETPHHPGTNVEPVATFLPTVLAAHTFDEDTVLVGHSGGAALLLALLEHLDVTVAQAVLVGGYSTNPNPGPEPVLQDSYDWDAIRAHARDLVFVNSVTDEFGCDAEQGRAMFDRLGGTLVVRDDGHFMEDTLEIADRLIP
- a CDS encoding ClpP family protease; its protein translation is MSSYTIPNVIAAHPRGERIMDVYSQLLSERIIYLGTAIDAGVANALIAQLIHLESSSPDSDIQLYINCEGGDPSAGMAIYDTMRYIRPQVSTTVVGQAVAVGAVLLAAGAEGKRAALPHARVILHQPAAQGRGAIPDLILQADEVVRIRADMEAALSRHTGQSVGTLRTDTDRDRIFTATSAREYGLLDHVIEQR